The following are encoded in a window of Lampris incognitus isolate fLamInc1 chromosome 15, fLamInc1.hap2, whole genome shotgun sequence genomic DNA:
- the LOC130125527 gene encoding bifunctional protein GlmU-like: protein MSSAASGSSLRVYAVRLGPGQELLTSLVAFVEERGLRAPFIVTCVGSVTKATLRLANASAENTNQVIRLSERMEIVSLVGTLNKEAHLHICLADKDGRTVGGHVLGDLEVFTTAEVVVGEATDLQFTREMDPSTGFPELLVQTCSQTN, encoded by the exons TCGTCAGCGGCCAGCGGTTCCTCCCTGCGGGTCTATGCGGTGCGGCTCGGCCCGGGTCAGGAGCTGCTCACTTCTCTGGTGGCCTTCGTTGAGGAGCGAGGCCTCAGGGCGCCCTTCATCGTCACCTGCGTCGGCAGCGTTACCAAGGCGACACTGCGGCTGGCCAACGCCAGCGCTGAGAACACAAACCAG GTGATCCGCCTCAGCGAGCGGATGGAGATCGTCTCTCTGGTGGGCACGCTGAACAAGGAGGCCCACCTCCACATCTGCCTCGCCGACAAAGATGGCCGCACGGTCGGCGGTCACGTGCTAGGCGACCTGGAGGTCTTCACCACAGCGGAGGTGGTGGTGGGCGAGGCCACAGACCTGCAGTTTACCAGAGAGATGGATCCCTCCACCGGCTTCCCAGAACTGCTGGTTCAGACCTGCTCACAAACAAACTGA